DNA from Rhizobacter sp. J219:
TGGAATGAGCATCAGCGCTTGATGGCCCGGTGGCCGATGTCGCGCCGGAATTGCGCGCCGTCGAAGCGGATGCCCTGCAGCACCTCGTAGGCCCGGTGCTGCGCCATCTTGACCGAGTCGCCGAGCGCGGTGACACACAGCACGCGACCACCCGAGGTGACCGGCACCTCGCCCTGCAGCGTGGTGCCGGCGTGGAACACCACCGCATCGGGCGCCTCGGCCGGCAGGCCGGTGATCGCATCGCCCTTGCGCGGATCGAGCGGGTAGCCGGCCGCGGCCATCACCACACCAAGCGCCACACGACGGTCCCATTGAAGCTCGACCTGATCGAGCGTGCCGTCGGTCGCGGCCATCAGCACGTCGAAGAGATCGGTCTTGAGACGCATCATGATCGGCTGCGTCTCGGGGTCGCCCATGCGGGTGTTGAACTCCAGCGTGCGCGGCACGCCGTGCTCGTCGATCATCAGGCCGGCGTAAAGGAAGCCGGTGAAGGGGATGCCGTCTTTCGCCATGCCTTCGATGGTCGGCAGGATGATCTCGTGCATCGCCTTCGCATGCACATTCGGCGTGACCACCGGCGCGGGCGAGTAGGCGCCCATGCCGCCGGTGTTGGGGCCTTCGTCGGCGTCCTGCAGGCGCTTGTGGTCCTGGCTGGTGGCCAGCGGCAGCACATTCTTGCCGTCGCACAGCACGATGAAGCTCGCCTCTTCGCCCTGCAGGAACTGCTCGATCACCACACGGGCGCCACCGGCGTTGTGCTGCACGCCCAGTTTGTTGTCGGCGAGCATCCAGTCGACGGCCTGGTGCGCCTCTTCGAGCGACATCGCCACCACCACGCCCTTGCCGGCCGCCAGGCCGTCGGCCTTCACGACGATGGGCGCACCCATCTGGTCGACGTAGGCATGGGCCGCCTTGAGGTCGGAGAAGGTCTCGTAGGCGGCGGTCGGGATGTGGTGCCGCTTCATGAAGTCCTTGGCGAAGGCCTTGGAGCTTTCGAGCTGGGCTGCGGCTTTCGTCGGGCCGAAGATGCGCAGGCCGCGCGAGCGGAACTCGTCGACCACGCCGGCCGCAAGCGGCGCCTCGGGGCCCACCACGGTGAGAGCGATCTTCTCGGCGACGGCGAAGTCGGCCAGCGCCTTCACGTCGGTGATGGCGACGTTCTTCAGGTGCGGGCTGAGCGCGGTGCCGCCATTGCCGGGCGCCACGTAAACAGTCTGCAGCTTCGGGGACTGCGCGAGCTTCCAGGCGATGGCATGTTCACGCCCGCCCGATCCAATCACGAGGACCTTCATTCGTGGATCACCGCGTTGTGATAGACCTCTTGCGCATCGTCGAGGTCTTCCAGCACGTCGAGCAGCTTCTGCATGCGCTGGGCGTCTTCGCCGGTCAGGTCGATGGTGTTTTCGGCACGCATCGTCACCTCGGCGACCTCGGGCTTGAGGCCGGCGGCTTCGAGCGCCTTCTTCACCGCCTCGAAGTCGTGCGGCGAGGAGAGCACCTCCAGCGAACCGTCGTCGTGGGTCACCACGTCGTCGGCACCGGCTTCGAGCGCCACTTCCATCACCTTGTCTTCGCTGGTGCCGGGGGCAAAGATCAGCTGCCCGCAGTGCTTGAACTGGAACGCCACCGAGCCTTCGGTGCCCAGGTTGCCGCCGTACTTGCTGAAGGCATGCCGCACTTCGGCCACGGTGCGCACCTTGTTGTCGGTCATGCAGTCGATGATGACGGCCGCGCCGCCGATGCCGTAGCCCTCGTAGCGGATCTCGTCGTAGTGCACCCCTTCGAGGTTGCCGGTGGCCTTGTCGACGTTTTTCTTGATCGTGTCGGCCGGCATGTTGGCCGCCTTGGCCTTGTCGATGGCCAGCCGCAGGCGCGGGTTCATGTTGGGGTCGCCGCCGCCCTGGCGGGCCGCGACCATGATTTCACGAATGATGCGGGTCCAGACCTTGCCGCGCTTTTCGTCCTGGCGGCCTTTGCGATGCTGGATGTTGGCCCATTTGGAATGTCCGGCCATGAAGGCTCCTGCTGCGGGAAGCCGGCGTCACGCGCGGCCCTGCCCGAATGTGGTTCTTGGGGGATAGACTGCAATTTTAGCGGTGCCACCTCCCTTCTCTGGAGCAATGTTCATGGCCGAGCCCATCCTGATTGCCAAACACGACAAGACAGAGTGCTTCCTGCTCCCGGCCCTGGCCAATCGCCACGGCCTCATCACCGGCGCCACCGGCACCGGCAAGACCATCACCCTGCAAAACCTTGCCGAGCATTTCAGCAAGATCGGGGTGCCGGTCTTCATGGCCGACGTGAAAGGCGACCTGACCGGCATCACCCAGGCCGGCAAGATCGGCGACAAGCTGGCCGCGGTGCTCAAGGAGCGCGGCCTCGAACACCCCGAATCCTTCGCCTGCCCCGCCACCCTGTGGGACGTGTTCGGCGAGCAGGGCCACCCGGTGCGCGCCACTGTGAGCGACATGGGCCCGCTGCTGCTGGCCCGCATGCTGGCGCTCAACGAAACCCAGGCCGGGGTGCTCAACCTCGTCTTCAAGATCGCCGACGATTCCGGCCTGCTGCTGCTCGACCTGAAAGACCTGCGCGCGATGCTGCAGCACGTGGGCGAAAACGCCTCGCAGTTCACCACCGAATACGGCAACGTCAGCGCCGCCAGCGTGGGGGCCATCCAGCGCGGCCTGCTGCAGATCGAAGAACAGGGCGGTGACAAGTTCTTCGGCGAGCCCATGCTCGACATCGCCGACTTCATGCAGACGGTCGACGGCAAGGGCGTGGTCAACGTGCTGTCGGCCGACAAGCTGATGAACGCGCCGCGCCTGTACGCGACCTTCCTGCTGTGGATGCTGTCCGAACTCTTCGAGCAGCTGCCCGAGGTGGGCGACCTGGACAAGCCCAAGCTCGTCTTCTTCTTCGACGAAGCCCACCTGCTCTTCAAGGACGCCCCGGCCGCGCTCGTCGAGCGCATCGAGCTGGTGGTGCGCCTCGTGCGCTCGAAGGGCGTGGGCGTGTATTTCGTGACCCAGAACCCGCTCGACATCCCCGACACCGTGCTCGCCCAGCTCGGCAACCGGGTGCAGCACGCGCTGCGCGCCTTCACGCCGCGCGACCAGAAGGCGGTGAAGTCGGCGGCGAGCACCATGCGCGCCAACCCCGGCCTCGACATCGAAACGGCGATCACCGAGCTGGCCGTGGGCGAAGCGCTGGTGAGCTTCCTCGACGCCAAGGGCCGACCGAGCGTCACCGAGCGGGTCTTCGTGCTGCCGCCGGGCAGCCAGATCGGCCCCATCACCCCCGAGCAGCGCAAGGCGCTGATCGCCGGCTCGCTGGTGGCCGGGGTCTACGAGAAGGCGGTCGACCGTGAATCGGCCTACGAGAAGATCAAGGGCCGCGCCGTGGCCGGCGCCGAAGCCGCCCCGACCGCGAGCCCCGGGCAGGCCACCACCGGCCGCAGCGGCGGCGACAAGGGCAATGGCATCGGCAAAGCCGGCGAGCCCACCAAGGCCGAAGACGGCGGTCTGCTCGGCGGTGGCCTCAACGAGATCCTCTTCGGCCGCACCGGCCCACGCGGCGGCCAGTACGACGGCGTGGTGCAGACGCTCGGCAAATCGGCCGCACGCACCATTGGCTCCACCGTCGGCCGCGAGATCATCCGCGGCGTGCTGGGCAGCCTCTTCGGCGGCAGCGGGTCGCGCCGCCGTTGACCGTCAAGGCACGATCGAGGTCTTCACGCCCGGCCACGACATCACCCGGGCCGTCTTGCCAAGGCTCGTCACCAGGCCGCCGGCCCAGTAGCTGAAGGCGGTGTCGGGCTCCAGCGCCGCCACCGCCAGGTGCGCGAGCGGCTGGCTCAGCGGCACGTAGTAGCCACCCGGCGCCAGGTCAAGCAGGGCCGACACCGCCTTCACCTCGCGCGCGCCGTTCGCCGGCTCGGCGCTGAAGCTGTCGCCCTGCACCACCCCCTTGGACAGCACCTGCTCCACGCGCACCCCCAGCAGCCGCAGGCGCGCGACCGCGGCCGACTCGCTGGCGTCGAGCCAGTAGCCGCACGGCCGCGGGCGCACCCGCAGTTCGCGCAGGGCCAGCGCCGAGTCCCAGGCAACGGTCGACGACCTCTCGGTGCCGGTGGCCGCATCGAGCATCTGCAGGGTGTGCTCGCCCGGGCTCAGCTCGGCCTCGACGACCACCGTGCCCTTGCAGGCCTGGGCGCTGACCTCCGCGTCGACGTACTGGCGGATCTTCATCAGGTCGGCACCGCGGTCGGCGGCACCTTGCAGCACGGCGCCGAGGGCCGTCACCAGCGTGTGCACGCGGCGCTTGAGGTGGGCCCGGCCGCCACCCGCCTCGCCGCGCGACTCGACGCTGAGGCTGACCAAGTTCTTCAGGCCCTGCACGTTGCGGCTGTTGTCGGGGCGCGGGCTGCCCATCGCGAGCCGCCGCTCGACGGCCCCCGTAGCCACACCGTAGTGCCACTCCGCGGCCAGGCCCTGCTGCTTCAAGGCCGCCAGCATCGGCTGGCGGAACCACTCCTCGGCCGCCTTGGTGACGAAGGGCGCGAGGTTGCCGGTGGCTGCGTACTGCAGCATCGCGTCGTGGCGCTCCACCGCCGCAAACCGCAGCGCGAACTCGGACGACGGCAGGTACTCGGCCGCCTCGGCCACCACGACCGGCTGGTACTCGCGCACCAGCCGTGCCAGCGCCTGGGCTTGCGGCGTCTTCAGCAACAGGTGGTCGGCATCGAGCGCCGCAACGGCGGCCGGCACCTGCGGCCAGACGATCACATTCAGCTTGTCCAGCACAGGCAGCAGGCGCCCCTGCGCCAGCTCCTGCGCCACGGCGAGCAAGGCCTCGGTCGCGGCCGGCGCATCGGCCCGCTGCGGGCCGTGCAGCAGCACCGTGGCGCGGCCGCTGGCGCGGATCGACTCCGGTGAAGCCTGCGCCGAGCGGCTGAAGAGCAACGCTTCGAGGGGCGTGCCGTCGGCCGCGTCGGCCACCTTGACCACACGCACCAGCGCGCCATGGTCGCGGGCCAGGCCCTGCAGCAGCCTCTGGGCGTCGGCGGCGCTGGTGGGCGCCGCGCGGCCGGGCTGGAAGGCGGGGGTCCTGTAGCTCACCGCCGGCTCGGGGAACCGGCTGGCCAGGCCGGTCGATGCCGGCGCGGGGGCCGGAGCCGGCTGTGGCGAGGCCTGCGGCGCCGGTGACGGCACCGGCCCGAAGACCGGCACCGAGGCGGGCGGCGGCGGGGTCGTGCAAGCCGCCAGACCAGCCGCCGCCACCAGGACAGCGGCCCGTCGAAGGCTGAAACAGGCGGCGTCTGGGGGCATTCGGTTCTCCGGGGGCTTGGGGCGGGGCGATGACTATAGCCAGCCACTGGCGGCCCGGCAGCCGCATTTCGCGCCGCCGGCCACCGCTTCGTCGCATCGGGCTCGCGCGGGCGGGGTGGCGCGGCCACAGTGCCGACATCCGCAACCCCTTGCCCACATCGAAGGAATCGACCATGCCCCTGCACCAGCTCATCGGCCAAGTGATCGTGCACACCCCCACCTGGGTCTGGGGCCTGCTCGTCGGCGTCACCCTGCTGGGCCTGCGACAGGCGGTGGACCAGGTGCTGACGTCGCGCCGCGTCATCGGCATTTCGGTCGGCTGGACGGTGTTTTCGCTCTGGGGCGCCGCACACACCTTCGGCTTTGACGCCCTCGTGCTGCTCGCCTGGGCCGCGGGGCTGGCGCTCTCGCTCGCGGCCCAGCACTGGCTGATCGCGCCGCGCGGCGTGAAGGCGCTCGGCGAAGGCCGCTTCGCGGTGGCCGGCAGCATTTGGCCCCTGATCACCATCTGGGCGGTGTTCGGCGTGCGCTACGTCACCTCGGTCATGATGGTGCTCGACCCGGCCTTGAAGCAGAACGCCAGCTTCGACCTCGCCGTGCCCGCGGTCTACGGGCTGCTGTCGGGCCTCTTCGTCGGCCGGGCGCTGCGGGTGCTGCGCAGTGCGCCTCGCGCCGGCACACTGGCACTGGCCTGATACCACCCGCAGCCCTGCACGTAGACTGCCCCGGCCATGGACGACACGATCAAGCACCCCCACGACACGCTCGCGGCCTTCCTGAGCCGCGGCCTGATCGTCGTCGCGCTCAACACCGTCATCGGCCTGGGCCTGGCCCTGCGCAACGCGCAGCTGGACGTGCAGATGGTCTATGCGCATTCCATCGGCCTCACCATCTGGTTATCGATCGAAGCCGGCCGCTTTCTCTTCCGTCGCGATGCAGACACCAACTGGCCCGCCGGCTGGCGCCGCCACGCCCTGCTCACCGCCGGCATCTTGATCGGCTACACGGTGGGCACGTCGATCGGCGCCGCCTACAGCGGAAGCTCGACCTGGGCCAGCCTGCAAGCCTCGCCGCGGCAGACGCTCGGCTACCTGTTCCTCTCGGTCGCGGTCAGCGGTGCCATCACGTACTTCTTCTACATCCGCGGTCGCGGCGAATCGCTGGAGCGGCTGGCCGCCACCGCCCAGCGCGATGCCAGCCAGGCCCAGCTGCAGCTGCTGTCGTCACAGCTCGAGCCGCACATGCTCTTCAACACGCTGGCCAACCTGCGGGTGCTGATCGCCCTCGACCCAGTGCGTGCGCAAGAGATGCTCGACCACCTGGTGGCCTTCATGCGCTCGACGCTCACCGCCTCGCGCGGCATGCTGCACCCGCTGTCGGCCGAGTTCGCACGCCTCAACGACTACCTCGCGCTGATGAAGATCCGCATGGGCGAGCGGCTGCACACCGAAGCTCCAGCCTGCCAGACGACCTGGGCGAGCTGGCCGTGCCCACGCTGCTCCTGCAACCGCTGGTCGAAAACGCCATCAAGCACGGCCTCGAACCCAAGGTCGACGGCGGCCGGCTGCTCGTGAGCGCGTCGCGCGAGGGAGCCGATCTCGTGCTCACCGTGCGCGACACCGGCGTTGGCTTGTCCACCGTCGCCAACGACGGCACCCACTTCGGCGTGAGCCAGGTGCGCGAGCGCCTGGCCACCCTGTACGGCGACGTCGCCGGCCTCACGCTCGCTCCGGCCGATGGCGACGAAGGTGGCGTCGTGGCCACCGTTCGCATCCCCCTCAACCGCACCGCTTGATCTCCATGAACGCTACCGCCCTCATCGCCGAAGACGAGCCCCTGCTGGCCGCGCACCTGAAGGCCGAATCGCCAGACAATGGCCCGAGCTCCAGATCGTGGCCAGCGTCGGCAATGGCGACGCCGCCTTGCAGCAAGCGCTGAAGCTGCGCCCGCAGGTGCTCTTCCTCGACATCCGCATGCCGGGCCTGAGCGGGCTCGAAGCCGCCCACGCGCTGGCCGAAGACTGGCCCGACGCGACGCCCTTCCCGCTGCTCGTCTTCGTGACCGCGCACGACGAGTACGCGATCGAAGCCTTCGAACGTGCGGCCTTCGACTACGTGTTGAAGCCGGTGACCGCCGGGCGCCTGGGGCAGACCTGCGCGCGCCTGCAAGAGGCCCTGCGCCAGCGCACGCAATCGTCGGCTCCGGGCAGCGGGCTCGACGCCGCCGTGGCCCAGCTGCGCGGCCTGCTCGCCCAAGCCCCGGCCGCGCCGCCCGCCCCGCGCCTGAGCGTTATCCAGGCCGGCGTGGGCAGCACCATCCACATGGTGAAGGTCGACGAGGTGCTGTACTTCGAGGCGGCCGACAAGTACGTGCGCGTCGTCACCGCCGACCACGAGCACCTGATCCGGCTTTCATTGCGCGAACTGCTGCCGCAGCTCGACCCGCAGCGCTTCTGGCAGATTCACCGCGGCACGGTGGTGCGTGCCGATGCAGTGGCCACCGCCGTGCGCGACGAGAGCGGCAAGCTCACCTTGAGCCTGCGCGATCACGGCGACAAGCTCGCGGTGAGCCGCCTGTACGCCCACCTCTTCAAGGCCTTGTGAGATGAGCCGCTCCGACCTGCCCCCCGACAGCCTGGAAGCACGCGCGCTCTATCGCGTGCGCCGAAAGATCGGCTTCTACATGCACGCGATGGTGTTCGTGCTGGTGCACCTGGGCTTCGGCATCGCCTACCTGGTGGGCGCGCGGCACAAGCCCTTCTTCGTCTGGGGCTGGGCCGCCGGCCTGCTGATCCACGGCCTCTTCGTCTTCATGACGCTGCAGGGCGAGGGCCTGCGCGAGCGCATGCTGCGGCAAGAGATCGAGCGCATGCGCCGCGAGCGTGGCGAATCCGATCCGCCGTGAAAAAACGGGCCGCGCGGGCGGCCCGTTTTCGTTCAGTGATGACGCTGGCGCGGGCCCGGCTCCCAACGGCCGCCACGGTCGTCGTCTCGATCGCGATCGCCCCACCCGTCACGGTGGCCGTGATGACGGCCATGGTGGTGATGACGGTGGTGGTGAGGGTGGCGGTGATCCCAGCCGCGGTGACCGCGGCCACGGTAATCGACCACCGGAACCGGGTGATACACCACCGCCGGCGGCGCCGGGCGGTAGACCACCACGGGCGCAGGCGGGTAGTACACGGGCGCCGGGGCGTGGTACACGGGCGCCGGGGCATGGTAGACCGGCACGCCCACCACCGGCACGGGCAGGTTGACCGACACCGACCACTGCACGTTGCCCGCATGGGCGCTGCCGGCAGCCAGTGCGCCCAGCGCAATCAGGGCGGCGAAAGCGGACTTGCGGTTGAACATGGCGTTCTCTCCTGGTGAGGCCGGTGCGATGCGCGCCGGCTTGTCCCCACAACGGATTGCAATTGCCGCCCGTTCACACGGCCAAGGTAAAGGCTTGTTAAC
Protein-coding regions in this window:
- a CDS encoding DUF6622 family protein; amino-acid sequence: MPLHQLIGQVIVHTPTWVWGLLVGVTLLGLRQAVDQVLTSRRVIGISVGWTVFSLWGAAHTFGFDALVLLAWAAGLALSLAAQHWLIAPRGVKALGEGRFAVAGSIWPLITIWAVFGVRYVTSVMMVLDPALKQNASFDLAVPAVYGLLSGLFVGRALRVLRSAPRAGTLALA
- a CDS encoding peptidase M14, whose product is MPPDAACFSLRRAAVLVAAAGLAACTTPPPPASVPVFGPVPSPAPQASPQPAPAPAPASTGLASRFPEPAVSYRTPAFQPGRAAPTSAADAQRLLQGLARDHGALVRVVKVADAADGTPLEALLFSRSAQASPESIRASGRATVLLHGPQRADAPAATEALLAVAQELAQGRLLPVLDKLNVIVWPQVPAAVAALDADHLLLKTPQAQALARLVREYQPVVVAEAAEYLPSSEFALRFAAVERHDAMLQYAATGNLAPFVTKAAEEWFRQPMLAALKQQGLAAEWHYGVATGAVERRLAMGSPRPDNSRNVQGLKNLVSLSVESRGEAGGGRAHLKRRVHTLVTALGAVLQGAADRGADLMKIRQYVDAEVSAQACKGTVVVEAELSPGEHTLQMLDAATGTERSSTVAWDSALALRELRVRPRPCGYWLDASESAAVARLRLLGVRVEQVLSKGVVQGDSFSAEPANGAREVKAVSALLDLAPGGYYVPLSQPLAHLAVAALEPDTAFSYWAGGLVTSLGKTARVMSWPGVKTSIVP
- a CDS encoding DUF853 domain-containing protein; translation: MAEPILIAKHDKTECFLLPALANRHGLITGATGTGKTITLQNLAEHFSKIGVPVFMADVKGDLTGITQAGKIGDKLAAVLKERGLEHPESFACPATLWDVFGEQGHPVRATVSDMGPLLLARMLALNETQAGVLNLVFKIADDSGLLLLDLKDLRAMLQHVGENASQFTTEYGNVSAASVGAIQRGLLQIEEQGGDKFFGEPMLDIADFMQTVDGKGVVNVLSADKLMNAPRLYATFLLWMLSELFEQLPEVGDLDKPKLVFFFDEAHLLFKDAPAALVERIELVVRLVRSKGVGVYFVTQNPLDIPDTVLAQLGNRVQHALRAFTPRDQKAVKSAASTMRANPGLDIETAITELAVGEALVSFLDAKGRPSVTERVFVLPPGSQIGPITPEQRKALIAGSLVAGVYEKAVDRESAYEKIKGRAVAGAEAAPTASPGQATTGRSGGDKGNGIGKAGEPTKAEDGGLLGGGLNEILFGRTGPRGGQYDGVVQTLGKSAARTIGSTVGREIIRGVLGSLFGGSGSRRR
- a CDS encoding sensor histidine kinase, with the translated sequence MDDTIKHPHDTLAAFLSRGLIVVALNTVIGLGLALRNAQLDVQMVYAHSIGLTIWLSIEAGRFLFRRDADTNWPAGWRRHALLTAGILIGYTVGTSIGAAYSGSSTWASLQASPRQTLGYLFLSVAVSGAITYFFYIRGRGESLERLAATAQRDASQAQLQLLSSQLEPHMLFNTLANLRVLIALDPVRAQEMLDHLVAFMRSTLTASRGMLHPLSAEFARLNDYLALMKIRMGERLHTEAPACQTTWASWPCPRCSCNRWSKTPSSTASNPRSTAAGCS
- a CDS encoding ATP-binding protein, coding for MPTLLLQPLVENAIKHGLEPKVDGGRLLVSASREGADLVLTVRDTGVGLSTVANDGTHFGVSQVRERLATLYGDVAGLTLAPADGDEGGVVATVRIPLNRTA
- the purD gene encoding phosphoribosylamine--glycine ligase, which encodes MKVLVIGSGGREHAIAWKLAQSPKLQTVYVAPGNGGTALSPHLKNVAITDVKALADFAVAEKIALTVVGPEAPLAAGVVDEFRSRGLRIFGPTKAAAQLESSKAFAKDFMKRHHIPTAAYETFSDLKAAHAYVDQMGAPIVVKADGLAAGKGVVVAMSLEEAHQAVDWMLADNKLGVQHNAGGARVVIEQFLQGEEASFIVLCDGKNVLPLATSQDHKRLQDADEGPNTGGMGAYSPAPVVTPNVHAKAMHEIILPTIEGMAKDGIPFTGFLYAGLMIDEHGVPRTLEFNTRMGDPETQPIMMRLKTDLFDVLMAATDGTLDQVELQWDRRVALGVVMAAAGYPLDPRKGDAITGLPAEAPDAVVFHAGTTLQGEVPVTSGGRVLCVTALGDSVKMAQHRAYEVLQGIRFDGAQFRRDIGHRAIKR
- a CDS encoding YebC/PmpR family DNA-binding transcriptional regulator produces the protein MAGHSKWANIQHRKGRQDEKRGKVWTRIIREIMVAARQGGGDPNMNPRLRLAIDKAKAANMPADTIKKNVDKATGNLEGVHYDEIRYEGYGIGGAAVIIDCMTDNKVRTVAEVRHAFSKYGGNLGTEGSVAFQFKHCGQLIFAPGTSEDKVMEVALEAGADDVVTHDDGSLEVLSSPHDFEAVKKALEAAGLKPEVAEVTMRAENTIDLTGEDAQRMQKLLDVLEDLDDAQEVYHNAVIHE
- a CDS encoding 2TM domain-containing protein, whose protein sequence is MSRSDLPPDSLEARALYRVRRKIGFYMHAMVFVLVHLGFGIAYLVGARHKPFFVWGWAAGLLIHGLFVFMTLQGEGLRERMLRQEIERMRRERGESDPP